A genomic stretch from Pomacea canaliculata isolate SZHN2017 linkage group LG2, ASM307304v1, whole genome shotgun sequence includes:
- the LOC112558069 gene encoding E3 ubiquitin-protein ligase RNF168-like gives MCHMHRIFTSPRFLPCHHTFCLPCLETLAGKHGHVLRCPTCRTPATVPAGGVRALQVNFYFPEDVLELARRNGGPNMCSFHTDKKIIFRCLQCDEAICKRCHLTTHQKHLMEQLSDVIARRKKTIEENLGRLESCVQHMVEKSEALKQNERQAREKRAAASRQIEARYNVIVAMAKKYGVQAMQQLQEVSDDLEKDLAAHTQGIQEDLISLLRLQDRARRTLSSECYTEVVQMEKEMTRGHGSDKQLKELEAVLPDTSYRPGLYGNFAIDIEDDIKRFIGSPVKLTVASQREVSLVGVCQYDGDECREVQAVRQKEDEMIEVCYGGPGGDFSKSTEVCLNPNGSVNKKTEYETRTLYVTRKDYIIQWENPFMRIFASKGDRMFAICQNIKTGRCDVRTVQLKFKDRKEACGLDASLIHPKVNKIQNFDSNKSGVLFAVVDDDDSELLTDDSAKKEEERDTKAPVLFVFILINLTTPSRPTRHPNNLSFQQTSAFMATVC, from the exons ATGTGCCATATGCACAGAATTTTCACTTCACCGAGATTTCTGCCATGTCACCACACTTTCTGCCTACCTTGTCTGGAGACACTGGCTGGGAAACACGGACATGTCCTCCGGTGTCCCACCTGCAGAACACCTGCGACTGTACCTGCCGGCGGTGTGCGCGCTCTGCAGGTGAACTTCTACTTCCCTGAGGACGTCCTGGAGCTGGCCAGGAGGAATGGAGGCCCCAACATGTGCTCCTTCCACACTGATAAAAAGATTATCTTCCGCTGTCTCCAGTGTGACGAAGCTATATGTAAAAGATGTCATCTGACCACACATCAAAAACATTTGATGGAACAGCTATCGGACGTCATCGCTCGACGAAAGAAAACGATTGAAGAAAATCTCGGTCGTCTGGAGAGCTGTGTGCAGCACATGGTGGAGAAGTCGGAAGCTTTGAAGCAAAACGAAAGGCAAGCCAGAGAAAAGAGAGCTGCTGCAAGCAGACAG ATTGAAGCCCGGTATAATGTCATAGTGGCCATGGCAAAAAAATATGGTGTCCAAGCGATGCAACAACTCCAGGAAGTGTCAGATGACTTAGAGAAGGATCTGGCCGCCCACACACAGGGAATACAAGAGGACCTCATCTCTCTGCTCCGTCTTCAAGACCGCGCTCGACGGACGCTGAGTTCAGAATGTTACACGGAGGTCGTGCagatggagaaagagatgaCACGAGGACACGGGAGCGACAAGCAGCTGAAGGAACTGGAAGCTGTACTTCCGGACACGAGTTACCGCCCTGGACTCTATGGTAACTTTGCCATCGACATCGAGGACGACATCAAGAGGTTCATCGGGTCACCAGTCAAACTGACCGTTGCCTCtcaaagggaggtaagtctTGTTGGCGTCTGTCAGTATGATGGCGATGAATGCCGGGAGGTGCAGGCTGTGCGGCAGAAGGAGGACGAGATGATTGAGGTTTGTTACGGGGGACCTGGAGGCGACTTTTCTAAATCAACGGAAGTGTGTCTGAATCCTAACGgatctgtaaacaagaaaacagaatatGAAACACGGACATTGTACGTGACTCGTAAAGACTACATAATACAATGGGAAAACCCCTTTATGAGGATCTTTGCCTCCAAGGGTGACAGAATGTTCGCTATTTGTCAGAACATCAAAACTGGTCGCTGTGATGTAAGGACGGTGCaattaaaattcaaagataGAAAGGAGGCTTGTGGACTTGATGCTAGCCTGATACACCCAAAGGTAAACAAAATCCAGAACTTTGATTCAAACAAGTCTGGAGTATTATTTGCTGTGGTAGATGACGATGATAGCGAACTGCTAACTGACGACTCggcaaagaaagaagaggaaagagacACTAAGGCTCCCGTGTTGTTCGTCTTTATTCTAATAAATCTGACGACCCCATCGCGACCTACTCGCCACCCAAACAACCTTTCTTTCCAACAGACGTCTGCTTTTATGGCGACAGTTTGCTGA
- the LOC112557322 gene encoding E3 ubiquitin-protein ligase TRIM56-like — MSASHSTTEQSNMVCAICTEVFRSPRFLPCHHTFCVGCLEQLTKVYNKHVIFCPTCRAPATVPPGGVRALQVNFYFTEEALEQARNEGSHSMCNVHTKECVIFYCTQCDQAICMRCKLTKHEGHVTEDLSEITARRKKKIEEELPRLKDSVERITRKCESFKQSEELARKKKAVVLKEIEGRLDFIVTMVKKYRTEVLQQLEEISDSLEKDLAADTQRVRNVLNSMLQLQNRACQALTSARDTDVLEMEKEMTEGEGSPQRLRNLEDGLPDTSYRLGLHSDFTNDIEGYIKRFMGSAVKLHFPSEEKVDMVNVGRCGDGERCDIHSLRQKEDRRIQVFYGGVGDGSSKEKEAVFLFTGSKSIEQEYGFRISCVTRKDYIMQWNRQSRRIFGSKNESLFYILQDCATNFCKICSVDLRQAESQNSISGTALLHPKVHKVHNFDSYKQGQLFAVVDENDNSKKRNEEKEDKMASRVVRLYSRESNDPVTTYTPPNQPFFPTDICFLQ; from the exons ATGTCTGCTTCACACTCGACGACTGAGCAGAGTAACATGGTATGTGCCATCTGCACAGAAGTGTTTAGGTCACCGAGGTTTCTACCCTGTCATCACACCTTCTGTGTAGGGTGTCTTGAGCAGCTGACAAAAGTATATAATAAACACGTGATATTTTGTCCTACCTGTAGAGCTCCTGCTACTGTACCGCCAGGTGGTGTGCGTGCTCTACAAGTCAACTTCTACTTCACGGAGGAAGCTCTGGAGCAGGCGCGCAATGAGGGAAGTCACTCCATGTGTAATGTTCACACCAAGGAGTGtgttatattttactgtacacAATGTGACCAAGCCATCTGCATGCGTTGTAAACTGACTAAACAcgagggtcacgtgaccgaagACCTGTCAGAGATCACTGCCCGCCGTAAGAAAAAGATTGAAGAAGAGTTGCCTCGTCTGAAGGACTCCGTTGAACGCATAACACGAAAATgtgaaagttttaaacaaagcGAAGAGCTtgccagaaagaagaaagctgtTGTCTTGAAAGAG ATTGAAGGCCGGCTAGACTTTATTGTGACCATGGTCAAGAAATATCGGACTGAAGTTCTGCAGCAGCTGGAAGAAATCTCAGACAGTCTGGAGAAAGATTTAGCCGCGGATACCCAGAGAGTGAGGAATGTGTTAAACTCCATGCTCCAGCTTCAAAACCGAGCTTGTCAGGCCTTGACTTCTGCACGCGACACCGATGTCCtggagatggagaaagagatgaCAGAGGGAGAAGGAAGCCCCCAGAGGCTGAGAAATCTTGAAGATGGACTGCCTGACACGAGTTACCGCCTTGGGCTCCACAGTGACTTCACTAACGACATTGAGGGCTACATCAAGAGGTTCATGGGGTCAGCAGTCAAACTGCACTTTCCAAGTGAGGAAAAGGTCGACATGGTTAACGTGGGACGATGTGGTGATGGTGAGCGCTGTGATATTCATTCCCTTCGGCAAAAGGAAGACAGACGTATCCAGGTATTTTATGGGGGAGTGGGAGATGGCTCTTccaaagagaaagaagcagtGTTTCTATTTACTGGTTCTAAAAGCATTGAGCAAGAATACGGATTCCGGATATCGTGTGTCACACGTAAGGACTACATAATGCAGTGGAACAGACAGTCACGTAGAATTTTCGGTTCCAAgaatgaaagtttgttttacaTACTTCAAGACTGTGCGACAAATTTCTGTAAGATATGCTCAGTTGATTTAAGACAAGCAGAATCTCAAAACTCAATCTCTGGTACTGCTTTGCTTCATCCAAAGGTACACAAAGTCCATAATTTTGATTCTTATAAGCAAGGGCAGTTGTTTGCTGTGGTAGACGAAAATGACAATTCAAAGAAGAGAAATGAGGAGAAAGAGGACAAGATGGCCTCCCGTGTTGTGCGTCTTTATTCTCGGGAATCTAACGACCCAGTGACGACCTATACGCCACCAAACCAACCCTTCTTCCCAACGGACATCTGCTTTTTGCAGTGA